Proteins from a genomic interval of Rubinisphaera italica:
- a CDS encoding WD40 repeat domain-containing protein, with protein sequence MFIDVDESDGEEKREFMITNTLNLRVVALLVAPIIAWFAILDMPVVEAQEAKISEQQKDLDLSGAENLTYSRNREFVVGLTRLYGDSGPGSLIKIWSVAEQRLLHQFRVPGSAHAVAFSPDGSMVVSADGVGNLAWKSTIRAWDLPDGAERKLGSCIGAVGEFCFSLDGSRLAALANFSYLEAVAIQKATGASSVSQIHVWQVADEGKTLSINITDPRGRGVELWPPVKDAEVRSRIDATIQKIVPTKLRFSSDGKRLICETVAGLQTIYDSQTGKLLGPTKTCSVGMFMAMLVIALHEVPADVTEFSVDLRQSGSLMLIGRRRDGWWQASRRGKVLKDVFKVDGLSYVAIEGGVNKKMDIPAMLGLDQNLKLVELDSIKHPLGVIKISRETASLGFRLEDQKDGVATGTTLQRGEVRWAPKVKE encoded by the coding sequence GTGTTTATTGATGTTGACGAAAGTGACGGCGAAGAAAAAAGAGAATTCATGATAACAAACACTTTGAATCTGAGAGTAGTCGCATTGCTTGTCGCACCCATCATTGCCTGGTTCGCGATACTCGACATGCCGGTCGTTGAAGCCCAGGAGGCCAAGATCAGTGAGCAGCAAAAAGATCTGGACCTGTCCGGTGCGGAAAATCTCACGTACAGCCGCAATCGAGAATTCGTGGTAGGGCTAACGAGGCTGTACGGCGACAGTGGACCGGGATCTCTCATCAAGATCTGGTCGGTCGCGGAACAGCGGTTGCTGCACCAGTTTCGGGTTCCAGGCTCGGCTCACGCGGTCGCGTTCAGTCCAGATGGCTCGATGGTGGTTTCCGCGGATGGAGTCGGTAATCTAGCATGGAAATCAACCATCAGGGCGTGGGACCTTCCAGACGGAGCGGAGCGGAAGCTCGGCAGTTGTATCGGTGCCGTCGGCGAGTTTTGTTTCAGCCTCGACGGAAGCCGATTGGCTGCGTTGGCGAATTTCAGCTATCTCGAGGCGGTAGCAATACAGAAAGCAACAGGGGCTTCGAGTGTTAGCCAGATTCATGTGTGGCAGGTTGCCGACGAGGGCAAAACGCTTAGTATCAACATTACCGATCCGCGAGGCCGCGGCGTGGAACTTTGGCCACCAGTCAAGGATGCCGAAGTGAGGAGCCGGATCGATGCAACGATCCAAAAGATTGTGCCGACGAAACTGCGATTCAGCTCCGACGGCAAAAGACTGATCTGCGAGACGGTTGCTGGATTGCAGACGATTTATGATTCGCAGACTGGGAAGCTCCTGGGCCCCACCAAGACGTGTTCAGTGGGCATGTTTATGGCAATGCTGGTCATCGCATTGCATGAAGTCCCAGCGGACGTCACGGAGTTCAGTGTAGATCTACGGCAGTCGGGATCCCTGATGCTCATCGGTCGGCGAAGGGACGGCTGGTGGCAAGCTTCGAGAAGAGGAAAGGTTCTAAAGGACGTATTCAAAGTTGATGGCCTCAGCTACGTAGCCATTGAGGGCGGCGTTAATAAGAAGATGGACATTCCGGCGATGCTCGGGTTAGACCAAAACTTGAAACTGGTTGAGCTGGATTCGATCAAGCATCCCCTTGGCGTCATCAAAATCTCACGGGAGACGGCGAGCTTGGGATTTCGGCTGGAGGATCAGAAAGACGGTGTGGCGACGGGCACGACACTGCAGCGAGGCGAGGTGCGTTGGGCACCAAAGGTCAAAGAATAA
- a CDS encoding ADP-ribosylglycohydrolase family protein: MRKDRCRGTLIGLAVGDALGAAVEFKAAGTFLPDMEYRDGGPHGLNAGE; the protein is encoded by the coding sequence ATGAGAAAAGATCGATGTCGAGGTACGCTGATCGGGCTGGCTGTTGGTGATGCACTTGGAGCAGCTGTCGAGTTCAAAGCTGCCGGTACTTTTCTTCCGGATATGGAGTACCGAGATGGTGGACCGCACGGCTTAAACGCAGGGGAATAG
- a CDS encoding alpha/beta hydrolase, with product MKTLLILMLWASVATATEFQVDRDINYAGTENRQQTLDLYRPSTGQKHPVMIWIHGGGWRAGDKGSVQHKPQAFVDRGFVFVSVGYRLIPDVTLDQMTGDIALAIHWVHEHAEQYKIDTTKVFVAGHSAGAHLAALVCTDSTYLKAAGLSLGDIIGCIPVDTAVYDAHKQISDQSPVRSALYRAAFGNDEQSQRRFSPITHVAQGQGIPPFLILHVASRPDSTQQSQEFANSLKTAGIHAELHAALGKDHGSINRDLGLRDDVPTNVIFNFLDRQLKVEE from the coding sequence ATGAAAACTTTATTGATTCTAATGTTGTGGGCTTCAGTGGCTACCGCTACCGAATTCCAAGTCGATCGTGATATCAATTACGCTGGGACAGAGAATCGACAGCAAACTCTGGATCTCTACCGACCGTCAACCGGCCAGAAACATCCTGTGATGATCTGGATTCATGGCGGCGGGTGGCGGGCAGGGGATAAAGGGAGCGTTCAACACAAACCCCAAGCGTTTGTTGATCGGGGATTTGTGTTTGTGTCCGTCGGCTACCGCCTGATACCCGACGTGACATTGGATCAGATGACTGGTGATATTGCCTTGGCAATCCACTGGGTCCACGAACATGCCGAACAATACAAAATTGACACCACAAAAGTGTTTGTCGCCGGACACTCGGCAGGAGCCCATCTGGCGGCCTTGGTTTGTACCGACTCGACCTACTTGAAAGCCGCGGGATTATCACTTGGCGACATAATTGGCTGTATCCCGGTCGATACCGCGGTTTATGATGCTCACAAGCAGATCAGTGATCAAAGTCCCGTGCGTTCTGCCCTGTATCGGGCGGCCTTTGGAAACGATGAGCAGAGTCAGAGAAGATTTTCTCCCATCACACATGTTGCACAGGGGCAGGGGATTCCCCCATTTCTGATTCTCCATGTCGCCTCGCGACCAGATTCGACTCAGCAATCCCAGGAATTTGCCAATTCGTTGAAGACTGCTGGAATCCATGCTGAATTGCACGCCGCTCTGGGGAAAGACCACGGATCAATCAATCGAGATCTGGGTTTGCGTGATGATGTTCCAACGAATGTGATCTTTAATTTTCTCGACCGGCAACTAAAAGTCGAGGAATAG
- a CDS encoding aminotransferase class III-fold pyridoxal phosphate-dependent enzyme has product MLDGKLKMSLFDFVDPARWRIIDRDLDLFASKLGNFVPTDAFDAHAHWYDIRHLVDTGERGKSEDFEPEVGHSAMFQSMLRWMGDRATTEGLYFGYPTRAVDREAENRFVADQVNAHAGCRGLMLIAPQDNPAVVERVLDDDGFSGFKVYHVFAEREDTFKAEQHEFLPEWAWELAQQRGLWITMHMVLPRALSDSRNLEYIQTQCRRYPDANLVLAHAARGFNAGHTVEAIDGLRGIDNVYFDTSAICEPAALEAIIRATGTTHLMYGSDFPISELRGKALSAGDGFLWLYENSFDWDSWPHAQAELVGIESLLALQQACRTMCLNDDDVERIFSTNARSLLGIESTSTSVDPQEQYRRAKAVIPGGTQLLSKRPEMFAPNHWPAYYHSAIGCEVVDTSGKRYIDMSSNGILACILGFADPDVNEAVIRRVHLGSMATQQTFDEVRLAELLLEIHPWAEMARFTRSGGESMAVAVRIARSATGREKVAICGYHGWHDWYLAANLGDAGAEGLDGHLLPGLQPSGVPKSLRGTTLPFAYNRLDQLDTIIAQNRNDLAAIVMEPTRYTDPEPGFLEGVRERADRIGARLIFDEISIGWRLCLGGAHLKLGVTPDIAVFAKSISNGFAMAAVIGNDETMSAAQKSFISSAYWTEGIGPAAAVAAVSKMKRLEAVAKHQPLGAGRGLSSSRLGKTGTPATHLIDSTISEPFLDVPSHLRKIGTLFQEGWAKLGERHGVLVTVGGRPESVLIGFNYPDGNALMTLYTRRMLDYGFLAAGSFNPTMGHKPSHVEACLSAADEVFPELAETIDRGDVQTRIDGLEKHIMFSRLT; this is encoded by the coding sequence TTGTTGGACGGAAAATTGAAAATGTCGCTATTCGACTTCGTAGACCCGGCTCGCTGGAGAATCATTGATCGTGATCTCGATTTATTCGCATCGAAGCTTGGCAATTTTGTGCCAACCGACGCATTTGATGCTCACGCTCACTGGTACGACATCCGGCATCTCGTAGATACCGGCGAACGTGGGAAGTCCGAGGACTTTGAGCCCGAAGTCGGTCACTCGGCCATGTTTCAAAGTATGCTTCGCTGGATGGGAGATCGAGCTACGACGGAGGGACTCTACTTCGGATATCCGACACGCGCTGTTGATCGCGAGGCTGAGAACCGTTTTGTGGCCGACCAGGTGAATGCTCACGCTGGGTGCCGCGGTCTGATGCTCATCGCGCCACAGGACAACCCGGCAGTCGTGGAACGCGTTCTGGACGACGACGGCTTTTCCGGGTTCAAGGTTTATCACGTCTTCGCCGAACGGGAAGACACGTTTAAAGCGGAACAACACGAGTTTCTGCCGGAATGGGCCTGGGAACTTGCGCAACAGAGAGGACTGTGGATTACCATGCACATGGTGCTGCCGCGGGCGCTGTCGGATTCTCGAAACCTGGAGTACATTCAGACACAGTGTCGAAGGTATCCCGACGCGAACCTTGTTCTTGCCCATGCGGCTCGCGGGTTCAATGCGGGCCACACCGTCGAAGCCATTGATGGTCTTCGTGGGATTGACAACGTCTATTTCGACACATCCGCCATCTGCGAACCTGCTGCTTTGGAAGCCATTATCCGCGCGACAGGTACGACCCATCTGATGTATGGCAGCGACTTCCCGATTTCCGAACTGCGTGGTAAAGCGTTGTCCGCTGGCGACGGATTTCTTTGGCTGTACGAGAACAGTTTTGACTGGGACAGCTGGCCACACGCTCAGGCTGAACTCGTTGGCATCGAGTCCCTGCTTGCTTTGCAACAGGCGTGCCGCACGATGTGTCTGAATGATGATGACGTCGAACGTATCTTTTCTACGAACGCGCGCAGTCTGCTTGGAATTGAATCTACCAGCACATCCGTTGATCCGCAGGAACAGTATCGCCGCGCCAAAGCCGTGATTCCGGGTGGCACTCAGTTGCTTTCGAAACGTCCTGAGATGTTCGCGCCCAATCACTGGCCGGCATACTACCACTCGGCCATCGGCTGCGAAGTTGTTGACACATCCGGCAAACGCTATATCGACATGTCGTCGAACGGTATCCTGGCGTGCATCCTCGGCTTCGCGGATCCCGACGTGAACGAGGCTGTCATTCGGCGCGTTCACCTAGGCTCGATGGCCACTCAGCAGACCTTCGATGAGGTACGTCTGGCCGAACTGCTTCTGGAAATCCATCCCTGGGCGGAAATGGCAAGGTTTACCAGAAGCGGCGGAGAATCGATGGCGGTGGCGGTACGAATTGCAAGAAGCGCCACGGGTCGGGAAAAAGTCGCGATCTGCGGGTATCACGGCTGGCACGACTGGTATCTTGCCGCCAACCTCGGCGACGCCGGAGCGGAAGGACTGGACGGTCATCTGCTTCCCGGTCTGCAACCATCGGGTGTCCCGAAGAGTCTTCGGGGGACGACACTGCCGTTTGCTTACAACCGCCTCGATCAGCTCGACACGATCATCGCCCAAAATCGCAACGACCTGGCTGCCATCGTGATGGAGCCGACACGTTACACCGATCCCGAGCCAGGTTTCCTTGAGGGAGTTCGCGAACGAGCTGACCGAATCGGCGCCCGACTGATCTTTGACGAAATCTCCATCGGCTGGAGGCTTTGTCTCGGCGGAGCACATCTGAAACTCGGTGTAACTCCAGATATCGCGGTGTTTGCCAAATCCATTAGCAACGGCTTTGCCATGGCGGCGGTGATTGGCAACGACGAGACGATGTCAGCTGCTCAGAAATCGTTCATCTCCAGTGCCTACTGGACGGAAGGAATCGGCCCTGCCGCAGCAGTCGCCGCAGTGAGCAAGATGAAACGTTTAGAAGCGGTCGCAAAACATCAGCCACTCGGCGCTGGACGCGGTTTGTCTTCCAGCAGACTCGGAAAAACCGGGACTCCCGCCACGCACCTAATTGATTCCACTATTTCAGAACCGTTTCTCGACGTTCCGTCACATCTCAGGAAGATTGGAACACTTTTTCAGGAAGGCTGGGCGAAGCTTGGGGAGCGACACGGAGTTCTTGTAACGGTCGGCGGCCGACCGGAATCCGTGCTTATCGGATTCAATTATCCCGATGGCAATGCGCTGATGACGCTATATACCCGTCGAATGCTGGACTATGGTTTTCTGGCCGCCGGAAGTTTTAATCCAACGATGGGGCACAAACCGTCGCACGTGGAAGCGTGCTTGTCGGCCGCCGACGAGGTTTTCCCGGAACTTGCAGAAACGATCGATCGCGGGGACGTTCAAACTCGAATCGACGGACTTGAAAAACACATTATGTTCTCACGGCTGACTTGA